Proteins found in one Paenibacillus borealis genomic segment:
- a CDS encoding DsbA family oxidoreductase, producing the protein MRIDIWSDYACPFCYIGKRRLEHALSQFPDRDKVEVVFRSFQLDPNARTDETRDIHEILAAKYGMTRDKAKATNAQLAEQAQGVGLEFNFDTVQSTNTFDGHRLSHFAATKGKAPQMTERLLRAYFTDSLNLGDRKVLAELAAEVGLDQAEVTAVLESDAYRDQVNADIDAARLLNITGVPFFVFNNKYAVSGAQPGPVFTEVLDTVWAEEQNTPVLQVVGKPQSKAADADGCDDDSCSI; encoded by the coding sequence GTGAGAATAGATATATGGTCTGATTATGCCTGCCCGTTCTGTTATATCGGCAAAAGACGGCTGGAGCACGCGCTGAGCCAATTCCCGGACCGTGACAAGGTAGAGGTCGTATTCCGCAGCTTCCAGCTGGATCCGAATGCGCGCACCGATGAAACGAGAGATATTCACGAGATTCTGGCTGCCAAATATGGCATGACCCGTGACAAGGCTAAAGCTACGAATGCGCAGCTTGCCGAACAGGCGCAGGGTGTAGGCCTTGAGTTCAACTTTGATACGGTCCAGTCGACCAATACGTTTGACGGCCACCGCTTAAGCCATTTCGCTGCTACCAAGGGAAAAGCCCCACAAATGACCGAACGGCTGCTGCGTGCCTATTTCACCGATTCGCTGAATCTCGGTGACCGCAAGGTGCTGGCTGAGCTGGCCGCAGAGGTCGGACTCGATCAGGCTGAAGTTACTGCGGTGCTGGAGAGCGATGCTTATCGTGATCAGGTGAATGCAGATATTGATGCGGCCCGGCTGCTGAATATCACCGGCGTGCCGTTCTTCGTCTTCAACAACAAATACGCGGTGTCCGGCGCACAGCCGGGTCCGGTATTCACTGAAGTTCTGGACACCGTATGGGCTGAAGAGCAGAATACTCCTGTGCTTCAGGTAGTCGGCAAGCCGCAGTCCAAGGCAGCAGATGCTGACGGCTGTGATGACGACTCCTGCAGCATCTGA
- a CDS encoding oleate hydratase: MTGLYYTRVRYSNQANLWRRQSVKKEYGNEQVYFVGGGIASLAGAAYLVRDCGFPGQNIHIIEEMKILGGSNDGAGSEEHGYVIRGGRMLNDETYENLWELLNTIPSIDQPGLTLREEITQFDDANPTRSKARLVDSKGEIQDVNSMGFDMADRLALGKLIITPEAKMGKARINDWFGPHFFTTNFWYMWATTFAFQPWHSAVELKRYMIRFIHEFPRIQTLEGVTRTPYNQYDSIILPLHQYLEPFGVDFTLKCTVTDLEFKEGDGITVTKMKVVRQGVEDVIEINEGDRVIITNGSMTEGSSLGSMTSAPRLNGKGSSWKLWENIAAKKPGLGNPSSFDDHVDESKWESFTVTFQDSKFFDLMEDFTRNRAGTGALVTFKDSSWLMSVVLAFQPHFRNQPEHVKVFWGYGLYPDKVGDYVHKKMCDCTGEEIMQELIGHLHFEAHKEEIMATANCIPCMMPYITSQFMPRLNSDRPQVVPEGSTNLAFVGQYCEIPDDVVFTEEYSVRAARIAVYTLFGINRPVEPIKEYQHDVRTLLSSLVTSFR; encoded by the coding sequence ATAACGGGCCTATATTACACTCGGGTCAGGTACAGCAATCAAGCAAACCTATGGAGGCGACAATCAGTGAAAAAAGAGTACGGTAACGAGCAGGTGTATTTTGTCGGCGGCGGAATTGCATCACTTGCGGGTGCGGCATACCTCGTCAGAGACTGTGGTTTTCCCGGACAGAACATTCACATTATTGAAGAGATGAAGATCCTCGGCGGCAGCAATGACGGTGCAGGCAGTGAAGAGCACGGCTATGTGATCCGCGGCGGCCGGATGCTCAACGACGAAACTTATGAGAACTTATGGGAACTTCTAAATACAATTCCATCCATCGATCAGCCGGGGTTGACGCTGCGGGAAGAAATCACCCAGTTCGATGATGCCAATCCAACCCGCTCCAAGGCCCGCCTGGTCGACAGCAAGGGTGAGATTCAGGACGTCAATTCGATGGGCTTCGATATGGCTGACCGCCTGGCCCTGGGCAAGCTGATCATTACTCCGGAGGCCAAAATGGGTAAAGCACGGATCAACGACTGGTTCGGACCGCATTTCTTCACCACCAACTTCTGGTACATGTGGGCGACCACCTTCGCCTTCCAGCCTTGGCATAGTGCGGTGGAGCTGAAACGCTATATGATCCGCTTCATTCATGAATTCCCGAGAATTCAAACGCTCGAAGGTGTAACCCGCACCCCTTACAATCAATACGACTCGATTATTCTGCCGCTGCACCAGTATCTGGAGCCGTTCGGCGTAGATTTCACGCTAAAATGTACGGTAACTGATCTGGAATTCAAAGAAGGCGACGGCATTACGGTTACGAAAATGAAGGTCGTCCGCCAAGGGGTGGAAGACGTAATTGAGATTAACGAAGGCGACCGTGTGATTATCACAAACGGATCGATGACCGAAGGCTCCAGCCTCGGATCGATGACCTCGGCGCCGCGCCTGAACGGCAAAGGCAGCTCATGGAAGCTGTGGGAGAACATCGCCGCCAAGAAGCCGGGTCTCGGCAATCCTTCGTCCTTCGACGATCATGTGGACGAGTCCAAATGGGAATCCTTCACGGTCACCTTCCAGGACTCGAAGTTCTTCGACCTGATGGAAGACTTCACCCGCAACCGGGCGGGTACCGGCGCACTCGTGACCTTCAAGGACTCCAGCTGGCTGATGTCCGTCGTCCTGGCCTTCCAGCCGCATTTCCGCAACCAGCCGGAACACGTCAAAGTATTTTGGGGTTACGGACTGTATCCGGACAAAGTCGGCGATTATGTGCACAAGAAAATGTGCGACTGTACCGGCGAAGAGATCATGCAGGAGCTGATTGGCCATCTCCATTTCGAGGCGCATAAGGAAGAAATCATGGCTACCGCCAACTGCATCCCTTGTATGATGCCGTACATCACATCCCAGTTCATGCCGCGGTTGAACAGCGACCGGCCGCAGGTTGTGCCTGAAGGCTCCACCAACCTTGCCTTTGTCGGCCAATACTGCGAAATCCCGGACGATGTGGTCTTCACGGAAGAATATTCGGTCCGTGCAGCCAGAATTGCCGTCTACACCCTGTTCGGCATAAACCGTCCGGTCGAGCCGATCAAGGAATACCAGCATGATGTGCGCACGCTGTTATCGAGCCTGGTGACTTCGTTCAGATAA
- a CDS encoding glycosyltransferase family 4 protein, giving the protein MHVGIFMHTNYFEDFFVKGLGLSEEEYVHSYHNDFSFDYARLLQTKGIRTTIYNFTRTGSEVRTYQHGIVDCTIKFIPVGMLYKWYSVIPLSHRTPIGKFVSQYVSTIQRDLCDILRGDGISLIYAQEYASGRFERLAAAAKKLNIPIIAAYHGGSIHKWILPIKKHTLHKAAFMTTLNEDEQKSMVRHFPHLEGRIRLLPNFVNSEIFYRRDKNEALAALGLDPGCRYIITVGRLFEHQKGHSLLVQAVEQLKQHPDLRILVAGGGPDEQSLKDLIRAKGLEDRFIMLGTIRNKDMLASYYSVSELFVLPSRYEGLPLVILEAGACGLPTVAFNVMGVRGLVRHGESGLLAEGLSPDELAASLDRLLVNPDMCREMGAAALQIVRSDYSEEIIGARLYNLLQESLGLDPSAPLFGDGYAPELTAPL; this is encoded by the coding sequence ATGCATGTCGGAATCTTTATGCATACCAATTACTTTGAAGATTTCTTCGTAAAGGGTCTGGGTCTCAGTGAAGAGGAATATGTACATTCGTATCATAACGATTTTTCTTTCGACTATGCGCGTCTTCTGCAAACTAAGGGAATCCGCACAACCATCTACAATTTCACCAGAACCGGGAGTGAGGTCCGCACCTATCAGCATGGAATCGTGGATTGTACGATTAAGTTTATCCCGGTCGGCATGCTGTATAAGTGGTATTCGGTCATTCCCTTATCCCACCGGACACCGATCGGCAAATTTGTCTCCCAATATGTATCCACGATTCAGAGAGACCTGTGTGATATTCTGCGCGGGGACGGAATCAGCCTGATCTATGCCCAGGAATATGCTTCCGGACGCTTTGAGCGCCTGGCAGCAGCTGCGAAGAAGCTGAACATCCCGATCATTGCCGCTTATCACGGGGGCAGTATACATAAGTGGATTCTGCCGATCAAGAAGCATACGCTTCATAAGGCAGCATTCATGACTACACTTAATGAAGATGAGCAGAAGAGCATGGTGCGCCACTTTCCGCATCTGGAGGGGAGGATCAGGCTGCTGCCGAATTTCGTAAACTCGGAAATCTTTTACCGCCGGGATAAGAATGAGGCGCTGGCGGCACTGGGACTGGACCCCGGCTGCAGATATATCATTACCGTCGGACGGCTGTTTGAGCATCAGAAAGGGCATTCGCTGCTGGTGCAGGCTGTAGAGCAGCTGAAGCAGCATCCGGATCTCCGGATTCTGGTTGCCGGCGGCGGGCCGGATGAACAGAGTCTGAAGGACCTGATTCGGGCCAAAGGACTGGAGGACCGCTTCATTATGCTTGGCACCATCCGCAATAAGGATATGCTGGCCAGCTATTACAGCGTCTCCGAGCTGTTTGTGCTGCCTTCGCGTTATGAAGGGCTGCCGCTGGTTATCCTGGAAGCCGGGGCATGCGGTCTCCCGACAGTCGCTTTTAATGTGATGGGGGTCAGAGGCCTGGTGCGTCACGGGGAGAGTGGACTGCTCGCAGAGGGGCTTAGTCCGGATGAACTTGCTGCGTCTCTTGACCGGCTGCTCGTGAATCCGGATATGTGCAGGGAGATGGGGGCAGCTGCGCTGCAGATCGTCCGCTCCGATTATTCTGAGGAGATCATCGGAGCCCGACTCTACAATCTGCTGCAGGAGAGTTTGGGGCTTGATCCGTCCGCACCGCTCTTCGGTGACGGGTATGCTCCGGAATTAACGGCCCCTTTGTAA
- a CDS encoding glycosyltransferase family 2 protein, which translates to MHDLSIVIPTRNRISDLTLCIESIGRQTELEDVSIELLIVDDGEIEEKVLEYFRRVLGRLPQAELRYYRKTKPGVWLSRYEALGLIDGEILLSFDDDAELDDPLYIRRMLDTYASDPSIAGVGGIAKGLSSSRSGKLLGRLTCQMSASPGRLSASTLAGSLLLWGETENIFETDFFHGCNMSFRTSALQDMKPYPWMTSYAVADDIYMCHLASRYGKLVINPEMKIMHHESPSSRDKAGRVARATAVNHYYLLNLRKAPVKNYAALLWTLTYLTGKATLKRNFNAVSGYASGILFVLNPRKDKYREFMLD; encoded by the coding sequence ATGCATGATCTGTCAATAGTAATCCCTACACGCAACCGGATCAGCGATCTGACCCTGTGCATAGAATCCATCGGCAGGCAGACCGAGCTGGAGGATGTTTCCATTGAACTGCTGATTGTGGATGACGGCGAGATTGAGGAGAAGGTGCTGGAGTATTTCCGCAGAGTGCTGGGGCGTCTGCCTCAAGCTGAACTCAGGTATTACCGCAAAACTAAGCCCGGCGTCTGGCTCTCCCGCTATGAAGCCCTGGGTCTTATTGATGGTGAAATTCTGCTCAGCTTCGATGACGATGCGGAGCTGGATGATCCGCTCTACATCCGCCGGATGCTGGACACCTATGCTTCGGACCCGTCCATTGCCGGAGTAGGCGGCATCGCCAAGGGCCTCTCCAGCAGCAGGTCCGGCAAACTGCTCGGCAGGCTGACCTGCCAGATGTCGGCTTCACCCGGCAGGCTGTCGGCAAGCACACTGGCTGGCTCCCTGCTGCTGTGGGGGGAGACCGAGAATATTTTTGAGACGGATTTCTTCCATGGCTGCAATATGTCCTTCCGGACGTCGGCACTGCAGGATATGAAGCCTTATCCCTGGATGACCAGCTACGCGGTGGCTGATGATATCTATATGTGCCATCTGGCCAGCCGGTACGGCAAGCTTGTGATCAATCCGGAGATGAAGATTATGCATCATGAGTCACCCAGTTCCCGCGACAAGGCAGGCCGGGTGGCCCGGGCTACTGCAGTGAATCATTATTACCTGCTCAATCTGCGCAAGGCCCCGGTGAAGAATTACGCCGCGCTGCTATGGACGCTGACGTATCTAACCGGCAAAGCTACCTTGAAGCGGAATTTCAACGCCGTCTCCGGCTACGCCAGCGGAATTCTCTTCGTACTCAACCCCCGTAAGGATAAATACAGGGAATTTATGCTGGACTAG
- a CDS encoding SGNH/GDSL hydrolase family protein, whose protein sequence is MEGNNNYITGGKVEGPAAPKDPEERKGGFFIMFETAIEATARAEGRPSQEIYLEGSYLTDKARYIGGITDEGMLELLTTWAGFRELVHSIGVSVKTGSEEAEVSFLMQNWGRQSKYETGTQLRIDCPGDGTEVLLKLEEVTWSGDDAAAGKFAFEFSREGELATASILFYLNDGYAAPELTIEPPVVFDSLEYQGMVAGSLLHSGNNYRLRAAIDKALQGEEVTIAYIGGSITQGAGAKPIHTGCYAYQSYLRFKELYGKDGGENIHYVKAGVGGTPSELGVIRYDRDILRDGAVTPDIVVVEFAVNDEGDETKGNCFESLCLKILSGPGRPAVILLFSVFVNDWNLQERLAPVGRHYNLPMVSIKDAVTEQFRLSKAEGNIISKRQFFYDIYHPANDGHRVMADCLGNLFSEACRSPRDGEDITTGKRPVLGNDYATIRLLDRKSLADLNDVRVEAGSFQATDTDLQRVELDADPFGTPEFPHNWLHPAASGEDSFKLTLTSRNLILVYKDSGSRDFGRADIFVDGNLVLTADPHVNSWTHCNPVILYQNEQSQQHVIEIRMAPEDKDKCFTILGFGYTA, encoded by the coding sequence GTGGAAGGCAATAACAATTATATTACCGGCGGCAAGGTTGAAGGTCCGGCGGCACCCAAAGATCCGGAGGAGCGGAAGGGCGGCTTCTTCATTATGTTCGAGACAGCGATAGAGGCGACAGCGCGTGCGGAAGGCCGTCCATCACAGGAGATATACCTGGAAGGCAGTTATCTGACAGATAAGGCAAGATACATAGGCGGGATTACGGATGAGGGAATGCTGGAGCTTCTGACCACCTGGGCCGGATTCCGTGAGTTAGTGCATAGTATCGGAGTGTCCGTGAAGACCGGCAGTGAAGAAGCAGAGGTCTCTTTTCTTATGCAGAACTGGGGCAGACAGAGCAAGTATGAGACAGGAACGCAGCTGCGTATCGACTGTCCGGGTGACGGGACAGAAGTATTGCTGAAGCTGGAGGAGGTTACGTGGTCCGGGGACGATGCGGCTGCAGGCAAATTCGCCTTTGAATTCAGCCGTGAAGGTGAGCTGGCAACGGCGAGTATTCTTTTCTATCTGAATGACGGCTACGCTGCACCTGAACTGACAATTGAACCTCCGGTGGTCTTCGATTCGCTGGAATACCAAGGGATGGTTGCGGGCTCCCTGCTGCATTCCGGCAATAATTACCGGCTCAGAGCGGCTATAGACAAGGCGTTACAAGGTGAGGAGGTCACGATTGCTTATATTGGAGGTTCGATCACTCAGGGCGCAGGGGCCAAGCCGATCCATACCGGATGTTATGCCTACCAGTCGTACTTAAGATTTAAGGAGCTGTACGGCAAGGACGGGGGAGAGAACATTCATTATGTGAAAGCCGGAGTAGGCGGGACGCCCTCAGAGCTGGGGGTGATCCGCTATGATAGAGATATTCTGCGGGATGGCGCTGTAACGCCGGATATCGTGGTGGTGGAGTTCGCAGTGAACGACGAGGGAGATGAAACGAAGGGGAATTGCTTCGAGAGCCTTTGTCTAAAAATCCTGTCTGGCCCGGGCCGGCCCGCCGTGATTCTCCTGTTCAGCGTGTTTGTGAATGACTGGAATCTGCAGGAACGGCTTGCTCCTGTGGGCAGGCACTATAATCTCCCGATGGTCAGCATTAAGGATGCGGTAACAGAGCAGTTCCGTCTGAGCAAGGCTGAGGGGAACATCATATCGAAACGGCAGTTTTTCTACGATATTTATCATCCCGCTAATGACGGGCACCGGGTCATGGCCGACTGCCTGGGTAATTTGTTCTCCGAAGCCTGCCGCTCGCCACGGGACGGAGAGGATATTACAACCGGTAAACGGCCGGTGCTCGGGAACGATTACGCGACTATACGGCTGCTTGACCGCAAGAGCCTGGCTGATCTCAATGATGTCCGGGTGGAAGCAGGCAGCTTCCAGGCAACCGACACGGATTTGCAGCGGGTAGAGCTCGATGCCGATCCCTTCGGCACCCCGGAATTTCCGCATAACTGGCTGCATCCGGCAGCATCAGGTGAGGACAGCTTCAAGCTGACTCTCACAAGCCGCAATCTGATCCTGGTATATAAGGATTCTGGCAGTCGTGATTTTGGCCGGGCAGATATCTTCGTCGATGGCAACCTTGTGCTGACTGCTGATCCGCATGTCAACAGCTGGACGCACTGCAATCCGGTCATTCTGTATCAGAATGAGCAGAGCCAGCAGCATGTTATTGAGATCCGCATGGCGCCGGAAGATAAGGACAAATGCTTTACGATTCTGGGCTTTGGCTATACTGCGTGA
- a CDS encoding TetR-like C-terminal domain-containing protein has product MSNSLLTKNALAHSLKDLMAHIPLNKISVKHLVDDCGVNRQTFYYHFQDIFDLLGWIYKTEAVESIAQYRSYSTWTDGFYRIFCYIESNKAFCCNTLDSLGRAHLDAYLYEVTNDLIMGVINELAAGLEVRLEDKQFIANFYTLAFTGLVIQWMRDGMKDQPKHMIEKLSVLIEGNFLKALHKYEQTTS; this is encoded by the coding sequence ATGTCCAATTCCTTGCTGACCAAGAATGCACTAGCGCATTCCCTGAAAGACCTGATGGCACATATTCCGCTGAACAAAATCTCCGTCAAGCACCTGGTCGACGACTGCGGTGTGAACCGGCAGACCTTTTATTATCATTTTCAGGATATCTTCGACCTCCTGGGCTGGATCTACAAGACGGAGGCGGTAGAGAGCATTGCACAGTACCGCAGCTACAGCACGTGGACGGACGGGTTTTACCGGATTTTCTGCTATATCGAGAGCAACAAGGCTTTCTGCTGCAATACACTGGATTCCCTGGGACGGGCGCATCTTGATGCTTATCTGTATGAGGTCACGAATGATCTGATTATGGGTGTCATCAACGAGCTGGCCGCCGGGCTGGAGGTCAGGCTGGAGGATAAGCAATTTATCGCTAACTTCTACACGCTGGCCTTCACCGGACTTGTGATTCAGTGGATGCGGGACGGCATGAAGGATCAGCCGAAGCATATGATTGAGAAGCTCAGCGTGCTGATCGAAGGGAACTTCCTCAAGGCGCTGCATAAATACGAACAGACGACGTCGTAA